The genomic interval TCGTCTCCGCGATCGGCGGACACACCGGCGCCCGCGTCGCGTCGGCGCGGACCCACGAGACCGAGGTGGTCGACCCCACCTTCCGCTCGTTCGCCCGGGCCGTCGACAGCGGCCCCGGGTCGATGTCCACGCCCACGACCGTCTCGGGGCCACGCAGGGCCGCCGCGAGCGAGAGCATCCCGGTCCCACACCCCAGGTCGATGACCGTCCGGTCCTGTACGTCCCCTTCCAGGTCGGCTCTGTGGACCAGATGGGCCGCCAGCTCCGGTGGCGTCCGGTACTGTTCGAGGTCGGCCCGGGGGTCGGCGAACCCGGCGACGACACCGAGTTGCTGGGCGAGAGCGCTCTTTGTCGGCATCAGAAGTAATACATCCGAATCATGTAAAAATGTTTGGAAATGCCTGATGGTTATCTCACGCGCGGAAGCTCGACGACGAACTCGGCCCCGCCGCTGTCGCTCTCCTGTGCCCGGATACGCCCGCCGTAGCTCGCGACCATCGCGTCGACGAAGTAGAGCCCGAAGCCGGTCCCGCCCGAGTCGCTGCCCTTCTTGCCGCGCTCGAAGATGTCCTCCCGAACTGACTGTGCGATGCCCGGACCGTCGTCCGCGATTCGGACCGTCACGGTTTCCTCGTCCACCGTGACATCTACACTGATAGCGACGGTGTCGCCGTCTCCCGACCGACCGTGCTCTACGGCGTTGGTGAGGATGTTGCCGAACACGTCGTGCAGCAGGTCGTCCGCGGTCACGACGGCGTCGCTGTGGACCGAGATGTCGACGGTCACCCCGGCGTCCATCGACGCCGCCCGCTGGGCGGCCGACTCGATGACCGGTGCCAGTTTCACCGGCTTCGTCTCCGCCGCGCCGTCGTCGGCCAGCCGGTGCAACACCGACCGGACCTTCCGCGTGAGTTCGGTGATGTCGTCGCTCCACTCGACGATGGTCTCGGCGTACCGCCGCTGGTCGCCCTCTAGCTCCTGTGACAGCAGGTCACCACGGGCTCTGATGACGTTCATCCCGTTGAGGATGTCGTGTCGGAGGATACTGTTGAAAAACTCCATCTGCTCGCGGCGCCGCTGGAGCGCTTCGTTGGACGCCTCCAACTGTGCCCGCTGGGCTTCGAGCGTCGTTTCCCGGGCCACACGGTCCAGTGCGGCGATCGCGGTACTGGAGAGAATCTCCAGCAGCCGCCGGTCGGGCCCCTCGAAGGGCTCGACGGCCGTCGAGCCGACACACAGCAACCCGTGGTCGCCGAGCGGGAGACACAGCAGCGTCCCCAGCGGAAGGCCGGACGCCGCCGGGCACGCCAGCTCGCCGTAGTCCTCGATGACGACCGGTGTCCCGGCGTCGAAGATGGCCTTCTCGTCGGACCCCGGCCCTATCTCGGGGAGGTCCTTGGCGATTTCCACGCCGGCCAAGTCGGTCGCCGTCTCCGTGGCCCCGATGGGTGAGAGGACGTCCGTGTCGGCGTCGTAGGACCACATCGCCGCTATCGGGCGGTCGATGATTCGCTTGGCGATGTCACAGACCCGCTCGGCGACCGCCGCCTCGGTGTGCGTGTACAGCAGGTCGTTCGTGGCCTCGCTGAGGGCGCCGACGCGTTCCTCGCGGCGTTTCAGCTCGGTGATGTTGCGCGCCACGCCGACGACCTGAACGAGCTCCCCGTCGTCGAAGACGGGCTGGTACCAGGTCTCGAACACCAGGTCGTCGATCGGCTGTGTCACCCGTATCTCCTCGCCGGAGAGCGCCCGCTCGGCGGCCTCGACGATATCCGGATACCCCGCGTACACGTCGAACAGCGACTGGCCGACAATCTCGCCTTGCTCCTGTCCGAGACTCTCCAGGCCTTTGCCGGCCGACCGCGTGAAGACGCCGTCCGGGTCGAGGGTGAACACGACGACCGGGAGGTTGTCGACCATCGTCCGTATCTGCTCGTCCCACTGTGCGTGCTCGCGCTCGCGCGCTCGCTGGTCCGAGCGGTCCCGGAGGAAGGCGACGACTCGCTCCGTGCCGTCGACGCTGATCCGCTTGAGCCTGACGTCGACTGAGAGCCGCTGGCCCTCGGGACCGACGAGCTCCCACTCCGTGCAGTGTTCACCGTCGGCGACCGCCCGCTGGAGAGCCGACATCGCCCCTTCGGTGGCGGTCGCCGCCGAGCTGACGTCGCCGATGTCCGTCCCGAGCAGCTGTTCGCGGTCGAGTCCGACGAGGGCGCAGGCCGCCGGGTTCGCGTCCAGAACCCGGCCCGTCTCGGGGTCGTGTACCATGACCGGCTCCGGAGACGCGTCGAAGATAGCCCCGTAGAGGCGGTCGTCGATATCGGCGGTCATACTGGGATGTCAGCGACGACTCACAAGTCAGTGTCCCTGTAGTTCTCAGCGACGAGAACGGTGCTACCAGGTGCCGTGGAACGTGTCGAATTCGAGCGAGTCGAGCGGTTTCTCGCCGACGGCGATCTCGTACTCGCCGGGCGTGAGCATCGGCTTCTTGAACTGCGGGCCGTCGTCGGTCGTGATACGGGGACAGCCCGTGTTGACGTAAGCGTCCATGCCGAAGTTCGTCAGCCGGTCCGGGGTGACCTCGTCCATCGTGATGAGGTAGGCGTCGTCGTTGTTCTCGACGATCTCCTCGGCCTGGTCCCAGCGGCCCTGGCCGATCTTCGTACAGAAGATGACGCCCCACGACTCGGCGTCCATCGCGCGGTGGACGGCGCCGTAGCGCTGTTTCATGAACTTCTCCGTGTCGGCGATGGTGACGGCGTTGTTGACGGGGTCCGCGATAACGACGTTCTTGTCGGGGTGTTCCATCGCGAGTCCGAGCGGGTGGAACTTCCCGCCGCCGACGTAGAGAATCTGGTCGGCGTCGACGTCGGCGCTGGCGTAGTTACAGCCCAGCACCTGCCCCTCGTTGGTGAGCCGCTCGTCGCCGCGCTGGGTGTGGACGGTGTAGCCGCGCTCTTCGAGCCACTCGCGCATCTCGCCGAACTTGTTCATGTGCTGGGCCGTCGTCACGAGGCCGACGTCCGGGTCCTCGTCCGGGTCAGTGAGCTCCTCCTCGCGGGCCTGCTCCATGATGGGCGTGACCTCGACGTTAGAGAACAGCGGGACGTAGATGATCTTGTCAGACTCCTTCATCGGCGAGTGACCGAAGTGGACGAACACGTCTGTGCGCCGCATCATGTAGGTGTCGAGGTCGCAGGCGCCGTAGCAGGGCTGGCCGGACATCATCACCTGGACGTCGTCGGGTAGTTCCGACCGGAGGTCGTCGGTCACTGCCGGACCGCGCCGTTTCAGCCCCTCCGGGAACTGCAGGCCGACGGTCTCGGCGTCGCGCTCCTCGACGGCTTCGACGATGCGGTCTATCTCGTAGTCCCACTCTCGGTCGTGTTTCAGCGAGAGCCCCGTGTTTCGCAGGTCCCCATCGGTTCGCTCTTGGCTCATTAGCCAGCTATACCGGTTCGAGTGGGATAACCTCGGCGCTTCCGGCCCGATGGTCGGTGGTCACGCTCGACAGGACGGCGGTTTCGCTCCGCCTGGCGACCACACGGGTCTGCCTCTCCCCGCTCGGAGTCCCGAATCGGAGCCAGCCTCCGTACTCGCACGAAACGGACGATAGTAGTTTCAAAGAATTTATATTATGATGCGGCGATGTATCTGCTGTCACGTTCAGCTATGGTCTCTACCGAAGGCATTGCAACGTTCTTTTTCATGTTCCTCCTGGCTGCCCCGTTTCTGTTGTATCCTCGCGATATGGCCCGTCTTCGACTTCGCAATGCGAGGGACCCGGCACCGGACGGCTGGGCTATTGTGAAGGCCAGACTATTCGGCGGTGGCCTGCTCGTTATGGGTGTGCTCGGATTGGCTATCTCTTGACTCGGCACTGTTGCCGTTCGGCAAACCTATACCGCACGAGTCCCAACGCCGTGGTAATGAGCATCGAGACCGAGAACGTCACCGAGGCCGACGGCGACCACGTGGACCAGCTCGCGACCGAACTCGGCGAGAGCATCGCCGAGCTGCCGGTCTATCAGGAGTACCTGCAGGCCAAGGCGAAAGTCGAGAACGACGCCGACGCCCAGCGCGCCATCGAGGAGTTCGAACAGCTCCGCGAGGAGTTCCAGATGGCCCGCCAGACCGGCCAAGCGACTCAGGAGGACCTCCGGAAGGTCCAAGAGGCCCAGGAGGAGCTCCACGACATCGCCTCGATGAGCGAGTATCTCGAAGTCCAGAACGAGCTCGAACTGCGCCTGCAGGAGATAAACGAACTCGTCTCCGACCAGCTGAAAGTCGACTTCGGCGAGAAGGCCGGCGGCTGCTGTCAGGACTGAGTCCCGCTTTTCCGCGGCGTTCCGGACGACGGCTTCTCTTCGAGACCACGTACCGTCCGGTTCGTCCGACGGGCTCCAGCTGGTGTTCGACAGCGGCAACCGCTTCGAGCGGTCCGTCGCCGAACGGCGGCCCGAGGGCCGTCTGAACGCCGTCGAGGTCGTCCCGGAGACCGGCACGTAGCGCCGATTCCGACCGGCTCGAAGCGGATTCTGGCGAGACGGCCGGCGGCTGTTCGACTCGGAGCCGCCCCTCTGTTCGGTGTGTCTTCGCCAGACATCGGTGGCGCTATCCGCGGGCGTGTCACCGCTCGAACTGCGTGAGGAAGACGCCGACGGCCACGAGGAGCGCGAAGGCGCGAATCCCGTCTCGAACCGGCAACACCGCGTCGAGGACAGGCCGTCCGAGCGGCGTAACTACACCGTAGAGGGAGACCCCGACGAGTCTGACGAGACTGGCGACGAACCCGGCACACAGCGTTCCCGCCGCGAATATCGCGACGGCGTAGAGTGAGTAGCGGGCGATTCGGGCGAGTGGAATCGGTTCGTCGGGGGCGACAGAGCGACCGATGTCCGTAGCCAGGACCCACCTGGCGTAGCTGCGGAGTGACATACACCGTCTCTCAACTGGTTCACACAAAAACGCACCTGTCTCCGGGTGAGCACGTCCGTCCGACCGGCAGCGATACCGGTTCCAGATTACAGCGACGCCCGCGCGGTCTGTCTCTGACGAGCCCGTCGAAACTACTTAGCCACGCCCCGTCCCAGACTCCGGTATGACAGTCGACTCTGACTGGGAGGAGTGGCTCCTGCGCGCGGTCGAGGACGCCGACCCCGACGGGCTGGCGATCTGGTATCTGGGCTGTAACGGGTTCATCGTCAAATCGAGCGGCGGCGCGACGATATTCATCGACCCCTATCTGGGTATCGGGGACCCGCCCCGGACCGTACGCATGGTCCCGGTGCCGTTCGACCCCACGGAGGTCCAGGAGGCCGACGCCGTCCTCGGCACCCACGAACACACCGACCACGTCCACGGGCCGTCGCAGGCGCCGATCCTCGCGAGTACCGGCGCCACCTACTACACGACCGACAGCGGCCACGAGGTGATTCACGAGGAGGCGTGGATGGACAACTGGTCGGTCACCGACGACCAACTCGAAGAGATAACCGAGGGCGACCGGCTGGAGTTTGGCGACCTGACCGTCCACGTCGAACCGGCCAACGACCCCGACGCCGAACACCCCGTCTCGTTCGTCTTCGAGCACGAGTCGGGCACGTTCTTCCACGGCGGCGACGCCCGTCCCGGGGCGTTCGAGTCAGTCGGTGACGCGTACGACATCGACCTGGGCGTGCTCGCTTTCGGCACGGTGGGGATGATTCCCGACTCCGAGACCGGCGAGCCCACCCGGACCAAGTGGTACAACGACGAGAACATGATAATCGAGGCGGCCAACGAACTGCAACTCGACACGCTCGTACCGAGCCACTGGGACATGTGGAAGGGAATGACTACCGAGCCGACAGTGTTGCACAACCACGCCCGCAGCTTCGACTATCCGGAGACGCTACAGATCGTCGAAATCGGGGACAGAATCGACCTCTGAGCGGTCGCCGGGCGTGGTAATCGCTCACAAACCGGCGGCGCCGGAGTACCTTTATTACTTGAGGGGTACGGAGTACCATACATGAGTGATTCGCAAGCGTATGAGGCGATTACCGTCGCCTCTGATGGGGTTACCGTCACCAAGCGATTCGAGGCCGACGAGTTCCCCGTCCCCGCCATCGCGTTCAACGTCGTGTCGAAACGGTCCGAGACAGTCAGTATCCGGCTGGTCGACAGCGTCCCCGACGACGTGGCCGTCGAGGACCTGGGCTTTCACCCCGAGTACGGCTCGGAGTTCTGGGACATCAACGACGACCAGATAACCTTCGAGAAGGAGATCGAGTCCGACAGCGACTACACGACGGTGTACGGCATCCGGGCGACGGGGACCGACGACGTCGAGAAGTTCCTCACCGAGCCACAGATAGAGAGCGTCGACCCGCCGCTGGACGAGGACGAGGCCGACCTCGTCGGCGGCGGCAACAACGCCGTCAAGGACGTCATCGCGGGCGAGTCAGACAGCGTTCCCGGCCTCGAGGACGACGAGGACGAGGACATCGAAACGCTGAATCTGAAAGACCCCAACAGCGAGGCGGCCGGGGCGACGGAGGGCGACGATACGGAGGCCGAGACGACGGAGAGCGACGCCGAGGGCCCCGAACCGGCCACGGGCAACGTCGTCGCGGCGATGGCCAACGAGATTCGCCAGAACAACGTCTCGGCACAGGACGTGAAGCTGCTCAAGCGGGCGCTCGACGCCGTCTCACAGGACAGCGACCCCGAGGGCGGGGTCAACACGGCCCGTATCAACCGCATCCAGAACGACATCGCGGATCTGCGCGCGTACACGGACGCGCTCGAAGAGTTCCTCGCCGAGAACGGCACCGGCGACGAGGTCATCGAGGAGTTCAACGAGCGCCTCGACAGCTTCGATAGCCAGCTCAACTCCTTCGAGAGCCAGCTCGACTTCTTCGAGACGGAGATCGACAGCGCGACCTCGGCTGTGGCGACAGCCACCGACGAAATCGAGGAACTCGACGGCGAGGTCGGTTCGCTGGAGAACGGCCTCGACGATGTCGAGGGCACCGTCGACAGTATCGAGGGCGACCTCTCGGCGCTCGAGGCCGAAATCGACGACGTGCGCGAGGAGATCGGCGAGGGCGAACTGGACGAACGGCTCTCCGAGGTCGAAGAGGAGATAGTCCAGCTCAAAGAGTGGCGCGAGCAGCTCTCCTCGGTCATCGGCGGCGGCGAGTAACCGAACTGGTTTTATCCGCGCCCACGGTTGATTGGGCTAATGACGACGACCAGAGTGGCCGTGCCCCGCAAAGGGCGGCCTCTCGAAGCCGTACTGGAACGGCTCGCGGCCCGGACCGGAACGACCGAGCTGGCCGACGACATCATCTCGACGCTGCGCTACGAGAAAGACCTGACCAAGGGTAACCAGTCCGCGGACCACGACGTCTACCACCGACTCGCTTCGTACTCCGACCTCGGGACCCCGGCCCGGCCCGAGTTTACACTCTTGCGGGACGACCGCGAGGGGATGCCGCGCCGTATCGTCTTCGACAGCGTGACGGTCCCGACGGACCACGGCGAGGTCCAGCTCGTCGGGCGCGAGGAACCGTTCCGTGCGCTGCGGACACACGAGTTCGCGCTCGGGTTCGACAGCGCCGACCTCGTGCTGGAGGAGGTCGTCGAGCTCCAGCAAGAGGCCCTGCGGACCATCGGCGAGATAAACGACCGCATCGACCCGCTGGACACCGACGTTCGGGTGGTCACCGGGCTCGGCGACACGGTGTATCACACGTTGCTGGCAAAGCCCGCGGTTCTCGATACGCAACAGGGGGCACTGGACCGGGAGTTCGTCCGGAACTACGCGGGCGATATCTGCATCTCCCCGCGGTACGAGCGGCTCATCGAGGCCGTTCTCGGGACGGGAGCCCTCGACGATATCACGTTCACCTACCCCGAGTCCGGGCAGGAGGAGGAGGCCGCGATAGCCGAGACCGGGCTCGGGGTGTATCTGACCGTCACCGGGTCGACCGCGCGGGAGTACGACCTCGAACTCGGCGAACAGCTGTTCCCCAGCGAGACAGTCCTCCTGGAGAACGACACCGAGCGGACACCGACGACGGGTCGCGTCGCGGAGCTTTTCAGCGAACCCACCGAGACGGCGCTCCGGTCGCTCTGATCGGTCACGGAGCGACGGTCAGTCAACCGCTACCGTCTCGTCGGATGACTACTCGCTAGCGCGGCCAGAGCCATCCGCCGACCAACTGGGCACCACCGTCGCTGTCGGGGCGGCTGCGTTTCCCGGCTATTGGGACGGACAGCACCGGTAATTGTCGCTGTCAGCCGGGTAACGACGCTGTAACAAATGGGTATCCGGCGCTCGGTTTGTTCGTAACGTTGCCGTCGACCCGCGGAGGAACAGCACCACGAGCAATCAAAGGCGACGTATGCGATGGATCAAAACAACACCGAACTCACACGCGACCGTATCTTCGATATCCTCAGTAGTCCACGCAGACGGTACGTGCTCTACTTCCTGCGAACGGAGCCCAACCCCATCCAGTTGACTGATCTGGCCGAGCACGTCGCCGCCTGGGAGAACGACACGACCGTCGAGGACCTGTCGACCCAGCAGCGAAAACGGGTCTACGTCTCGCTGTATCAGACGCATCTGCCGAAACTGGCGGAGTCCGGACTCGTCAACTACGACGAGGAGTCCGGGGACGTCTCTATCGCTTCGAAGGCGAGCGAGATCGACCCGCTGCTGGGCGAGCAACAGTCACAGCCGGCGTGGTACATCTACTACTTCGGACTGGCCGTGTTGAGTACGCTCCTGATCGTGGCGTCGGTCGCCGGCCTCGGTATCTCACAGGGGCTCCTCGCTGTGGGGATTGTTGGAGCGTTCGTCCTTCTGACCGTCGTCCACGTGGTGTACGAGTGGCGAAAGCAGGCACCGCCGGCGGAGTTCCGTGAATGAGGTCGTTCATTCGGCGTCGTCCGGGAGCAGCTGTTCGGGTGTGCGCAGATACGTCGGCGTGTTCGCGAACTCCGTCATGCGCTCGAGTTCCTTGTCGGTAATGTGTTCTGGCATCATACAGGTGCTCCACTGGGGAGTCGTTAGTAATTGAGTTCATAGCTGGGAGAATGTAGTTTGTACTACCCCGCCACTGCGTCGGTCGACGGCCGGACCCGACTCTCCCAATCCGCGGGATAAGCCCGGTGAGAGCGCCGGTATAGGAAGGATAACAATGTGTCGTTCACCCGGTAGCGCTCCCGTGTACCTGACTACTGCCGGCGGCTGGAGGTGTCGTCACTAGATGTGGCCGTGGGAACATCTCGCAGTCGGCTACGTCGTGTTCTCGATGTGGTGTCGCGCGACCGGGCGTGACCGGCCCGGGACAGGCGCTGTCGTCGCGGTCGCGGTCGGGTCGCAGTTCCCGGACCTCGTCGACAAACCCCTGGGATGGGGCACCACGCTGTTGCCGTCGGGCACCTCTCTCGCGCACTCGCTGCTCGTGGCGCTCCCGGTCGCCGTAGTGGCCGTGGCGCTCGGGCGCT from Halomicroarcula saliterrae carries:
- a CDS encoding METTL5 family protein; protein product: MPTKSALAQQLGVVAGFADPRADLEQYRTPPELAAHLVHRADLEGDVQDRTVIDLGCGTGMLSLAAALRGPETVVGVDIDPGPLSTARANERKVGSTTSVSWVRADATRAPVCPPIAETTVVMNPPFGAQSGNEHADRRFLATAAEISSVSYSLHNEGSGDFVESFAADNDGDVTHGFAAEFDLPHQFEFHDEERRSITAELYRIEWH
- a CDS encoding PAS domain-containing protein, giving the protein MTADIDDRLYGAIFDASPEPVMVHDPETGRVLDANPAACALVGLDREQLLGTDIGDVSSAATATEGAMSALQRAVADGEHCTEWELVGPEGQRLSVDVRLKRISVDGTERVVAFLRDRSDQRAREREHAQWDEQIRTMVDNLPVVVFTLDPDGVFTRSAGKGLESLGQEQGEIVGQSLFDVYAGYPDIVEAAERALSGEEIRVTQPIDDLVFETWYQPVFDDGELVQVVGVARNITELKRREERVGALSEATNDLLYTHTEAAVAERVCDIAKRIIDRPIAAMWSYDADTDVLSPIGATETATDLAGVEIAKDLPEIGPGSDEKAIFDAGTPVVIEDYGELACPAASGLPLGTLLCLPLGDHGLLCVGSTAVEPFEGPDRRLLEILSSTAIAALDRVARETTLEAQRAQLEASNEALQRRREQMEFFNSILRHDILNGMNVIRARGDLLSQELEGDQRRYAETIVEWSDDITELTRKVRSVLHRLADDGAAETKPVKLAPVIESAAQRAASMDAGVTVDISVHSDAVVTADDLLHDVFGNILTNAVEHGRSGDGDTVAISVDVTVDEETVTVRIADDGPGIAQSVREDIFERGKKGSDSGGTGFGLYFVDAMVASYGGRIRAQESDSGGAEFVVELPRVR
- the dph2 gene encoding diphthamide biosynthesis enzyme Dph2, whose amino-acid sequence is MSQERTDGDLRNTGLSLKHDREWDYEIDRIVEAVEERDAETVGLQFPEGLKRRGPAVTDDLRSELPDDVQVMMSGQPCYGACDLDTYMMRRTDVFVHFGHSPMKESDKIIYVPLFSNVEVTPIMEQAREEELTDPDEDPDVGLVTTAQHMNKFGEMREWLEERGYTVHTQRGDERLTNEGQVLGCNYASADVDADQILYVGGGKFHPLGLAMEHPDKNVVIADPVNNAVTIADTEKFMKQRYGAVHRAMDAESWGVIFCTKIGQGRWDQAEEIVENNDDAYLITMDEVTPDRLTNFGMDAYVNTGCPRITTDDGPQFKKPMLTPGEYEIAVGEKPLDSLEFDTFHGTW
- a CDS encoding YlbF family regulator; this translates as MSIETENVTEADGDHVDQLATELGESIAELPVYQEYLQAKAKVENDADAQRAIEEFEQLREEFQMARQTGQATQEDLRKVQEAQEELHDIASMSEYLEVQNELELRLQEINELVSDQLKVDFGEKAGGCCQD
- a CDS encoding MBL fold metallo-hydrolase — encoded protein: MTVDSDWEEWLLRAVEDADPDGLAIWYLGCNGFIVKSSGGATIFIDPYLGIGDPPRTVRMVPVPFDPTEVQEADAVLGTHEHTDHVHGPSQAPILASTGATYYTTDSGHEVIHEEAWMDNWSVTDDQLEEITEGDRLEFGDLTVHVEPANDPDAEHPVSFVFEHESGTFFHGGDARPGAFESVGDAYDIDLGVLAFGTVGMIPDSETGEPTRTKWYNDENMIIEAANELQLDTLVPSHWDMWKGMTTEPTVLHNHARSFDYPETLQIVEIGDRIDL
- a CDS encoding DUF7344 domain-containing protein, whose translation is MDQNNTELTRDRIFDILSSPRRRYVLYFLRTEPNPIQLTDLAEHVAAWENDTTVEDLSTQQRKRVYVSLYQTHLPKLAESGLVNYDEESGDVSIASKASEIDPLLGEQQSQPAWYIYYFGLAVLSTLLIVASVAGLGISQGLLAVGIVGAFVLLTVVHVVYEWRKQAPPAEFRE